AAAATTATTAGCAAAAGTCCAGTTGAATATTTAATTTCTACAATTTCTATTATATTGAATTCTAATTACTAAAATATATTATTCTTATTATTACATCAATACTATTGTAATTCAATAGTATTTTTTACTTAAATAATTGCAATTTGCATATTGAGCAAATTTTCAATTTTTATTTTATAACTGCGAAAGTTGAGTTAGATATAAATAAGAAAATTTATATCATGATTTTATAAATATATCATTTAGTACTTAGACTTTATTAAAGTACTATAAGTAAAATGTTTTTTAAAAACTGGATATTAGGAATTAGTAGTAACTTATAATATTATTATATAAATATTTTTTGCTATATTTATTGTTAATAGTGCTTGAAATATTGCAAAAAGTGCTATAGCATGAAAATATGCAAAATACATATTAGGCACATTCAAATAAATAACAAGTCAGTATGCTAGTCTATTTTACGTCATACTGCGTCAGCAGAACCCACCGATAGTTCTACTAGCGGCGAAACCTCCTTCCTTGTCTGACACAAAATATACCAGCATCTTTGACTTGTTATTTATTTTCATGTACCTTAATTTAATAGAAGGGAGTGAACTTTAGCTGAGAAAAAGATTCTCTGCTAGAGATAATATATGAGTGAAAATAATAAAAGAGGATATTTAAAAGAGGATTTTAAGTTTTTTCACTTGAAAGATAAGAAAAATTTAGACTTAGAATTTCATTATCACGGTTTTAATAAAATAATAATTTTTCTTTCGGGAAATGTGACTTATTTAATAGAAGGAAAAGCTTACAAATTAAAACCTTGGGACATACTTTTTGTAAGTAGTGGGGAAATACACAAACCACTTATTGATGCACATAGGCTATATGACCGAATGGTTATATGGATAAACCATGAATTTATTGAAAGTCACAATAAAAATGGATGTAACCTTCTTAATTGTTTTAGCTTAACCAAAAAGCGAAAAATAAATATTTTAAGATTAGATAGTAATGGCTTAGAGAATATAAAACATACTTTGGATAAATTGGATGGCACTTTCGCTTCACAGGGATTTGGTAATGAAATACTTAAAAATGCACTTTTTTTGGAACTTATGGTTTATTTAAATAGGCTTTTTATTAATACATATATAGGTGAAAATCAGCAAACAAAGGATATTCAATATGATAAAACAGTAAATTCTCTTTTAGAATATATAAATGAAAATTTAAATAAGGATTTAAGCATAGATAAACTTTCTTCTCTTTTTTATGTTAGCAAGTACTACTTGATGCACAAATTTAAAGAGCAAACTGGTTATACCATACACAATTATATACAGAAAAAAAGGCTAATTAAAGCTAGTGAGTTTATAAAAATTGGAAAACCTGTGACACAGGTGTATTTAGAATGTGGTTTTGGGGATTATTCTAATTTCGTTAGAGCATTTAAAAAGAATTTTGGATATTCTCCAAGAGAATATTATAAAAGGCGAAAGGACTCTTATAATACTATAAAAATAGAAGGGTAGAAATAAAAGAGAAAAAACAAAAGATAGAAAGAAAGTAAGAAGTAAAAACATAAGGCAATGAATAGGGAGTAATTTGACAATAAAGTGAAGGAGAAGAGAAATATAGTTGGCATAAAGAGCTTAGGATAAAGGATTAGGATATGAAAGTAAAAGTATGCATTTAAAAGTTGGTTTTAGCATATTATTAAAGGAAATATTTTTTAGGGGAATAGCTGCATGGATTTAAGATGTTATGAAGATTTAATAAACAAGATGGAATGCAATATGTATCATCTTCAGAAACTAAGACATATGAGTATTAATATTTGTGAAAAGATGTTTTATAATAGCCTAATTCACCAAGAGATGTATAAAGTAAATGTGTTAAAAAATTTTATATACAACATGAGGAGTATGGAAAATGTAATGAGGAACTGCAAAAATGTGAGACAACAAAGTTTTACATTGGAAGAGCTTTTAAAATATGACGGAAAAAATGGCAATAAGGCCTATGTGGCTGTAGATGGTGTAGTTTATGATGTAACTTATAATGCAGCTTGGGCTGCTGGTACACATTTTGGACTTAAAGCTGGAAGGGATTTAACCAAAGAAATTAGTAATTGCCATAATAAAGAGCAGATTTTAAAAGGTTTAGAACAAGTAGGTATAATTACTGGTACTTAATTCACATAAAATAATGCAGTGGAATTATGAAATTTCTCCTCCATGACTTGCATAAGAGTTCGGAACAATAAATTTAATTTAAGAAATTCTAATCTTTTAGCCATATAAAATTATCTAACGCTCACATTCAGCGTCCTGCTTCAGGTTCGCTAGCTTGGCGTCCTTGACAGGCTTACGATAATTTTATCTGTCTAAAAGAAGAATTTCTAAAATTAAATTTAAATAGTTTCTTTGCTTCTTATGCAATTCATTACAGAGAAATTTCATAATTCAAGTAATGTAATACTTTTGTGGGTTAATCATAAAATAAATTTTCCTTAATATATTTATCAATTAATAGGAGGAATTGTAAATGACGTATGATATGTGCCCGGTAGCTAAATCTAAAAATGCTACTGCTAGAGCCTTGGTAGAATCAGCAGTTTCTCAAATAAAAATTGGGAATAAAAAAAAGATGAACTTAGTATGGATTGAGGCTGCAGGTTGTTCTGGAAATATAATTTCTTTGCTGGATGGATGTGCTCCAAATGTAGGCTATTTTTTAACAGACCTAGTGAATTTTAAATATAACAACAGTATTATGAAAGCTCAAGGTGAACAGGCGCAGGAACAATTATTAGATACTCTTAATACAGAATTTATTCTTATAGTTGATGGAGCTATATCTACTAAAGATAATGGAGTTTACAACATAGTAGCAAACTATAGGGGAAAAGTTATAACGGGAATGGAAGAGGTAAAGAGAACGGCAATTAAAGCAAAATATATACTAGCCGTAGGTACGTGTGCATCTTATGGTGGAATTTCAGCAGCAAAACCAAATCCTACTGGATGTATAAGTGTTTTTGATTATTTAAAAGAGGAAATTCATCGGGAAGCTATAAGAGTGCCCGGTTGTCCAGCACATCCTGATTGGATTATGGGAACTTTAGCTCATTTAATATTGTTTGGAGATATGGAACTTGATGAAGATAGAAGGCCTATGATTTTTTACGGAGTTACTATACATGATATGTGTCCTAGAAGGTCATATTTTGAAAAAAGAATATTTGCAAAGTCTGTGGGAGGAAAAGGTTGTATGTTTAAATTAGGTTGTAGAGGGCCCGTTACTAGAACAGATTGTCCTACTAGAAAATGGAATGATTATGTAAATTGGCCTGTAGGAGATAACACTCCATGTATAGGTTGTGCTCAAAAGGGTTTTCCAGATGCTATGGAACCATTTATAAATTTTTAATTTAGATAATATACAAGAGATAAATTATATTAATGAAAAATTATTTTATCTTAAAAAGTATAAAGAAATAGGAGAGATTATATGACGGATAAAGTAGTTATTAATCCTGTAACTAGAATAAGCGGATATCTACAAATAACCGCTTATATAGAAAAAAATAAGATTATAGATGCAAAAAGTCAGGGTATGCTCTTTAGAGGTTTTGAAAAAATGCTAAAAGGAAGACCTCCTCTTGATGCTATTTATTTTACTGAAAGAATTTGTGGCATATGTTCTACAGCACATTCTATGGCTTCTTCAAGAGCTTTAGAAAATGCTTTTAAAATACAGCCTGATAAAAATGAAGAAATGATTAGGGACGTACTTCATGGCAGTGAATTTTTGCAGAATCATTTAAGACATTTTTATCAATATGTTATTCCGGATTATGTTAAAGGTTTTGATATAAACCCAATATATTCAGTGACACATGAGGATTTTAGAATACCTAAAAGAGAAAGTGAAAAAATTGTAAAAGATTATTTTCAGTCACTAATTTATAGTAGAAAAGCCCACGAAATATTAGCTGTTTTAGGAGGAAAAGCTCCTCATAATCATGGAGTTTTCGCTGGAGGAGTTACAGTTAACATAACAGCTCAAAAGATTGTTCAGATAAAAGCATTGGTTACAGAAATTAAAAATTTTATTGAAAATAATATGTTAGAGGATTTAGGCATAATAGCAAAATACTATAAAGATTATTTTAATATAGGTACGGGATGTAAAAATCTAATGACTTATGGGGTATTTGATAGCTATGGAAAAGATGTCTATTATGTGACTCCAGGAATTATTATAGATGGAGTGGAGGAAAAACTAAATATAGAAAATATAAATGAAAATGTATATAGATCATGGTATAAGGCAAAAGGTGATACATTGGATATATCAGATAATAATTGGGAGGTAGATCCTTTTAAGCAGCAAGGATATAGTTTTATAAAAGCTCCAAGATATAAAGGGCATGCAGTACAAGTGGGGCCTCTTGCTAGAATGTATATAAGTGGAGAGTATAGAAGAGGTATTTCAACCATGGATAGAATTGTAGCTAGAGCATTAGAAGCTAAAAAAATAGCAAATATTATGATGCAGCTTTTAGAGAGAATAGTTCCTAAAGATAGTACTAATAAAGCCTTTTCTTTACCTAAAAATGCTGTAGGATATGGATTTATAGACACTACCAGAGGGTCGCTGGCTCACTATGTGAATATTCAACAAGGTGAAATAAAAAATTATACAATAATAACACCAAGTACTTGGAACTTATCTCCTAAGGATTCTAATGGGATATCAGGTGCACTAGAGCAATCATTGATTGGCACACAGGTGGATAATCCTAAAAATCCTACAGAGATAGGGAGAATAGTCAGGTCTTTTGATCCTTGTGTTTCTTGTGCAACTCATGTTTTGAGTAAGGATTTTTCTACCATGGATATAAGAGTGGTGTGACTAAAAGGAAAATAAATAGATATGAATTTTGAGTATTATAATTGTAAATAAATTCATAGTCATAGAAAATATTATGCAATAGTAGAGTATAAAAGTACATTCAGAGAAAACTATAAAAGTAATTTTAAATAAAGTTATGACTATGGAAAAGTTGAGGTAGTTATGGGAAAAAAGGTTATAGCCATAGGAAATAGAATAATGAAAGATGATGCTATTGGAATATTAATTGGAGAAGAGTTAAAGGAGGATTTAGACAAACTAGGCTTTGAAGTGATATTAGGGGAAACAGATGTTGACTATTGTTTAAGCTTTATAGATAAAGAGGATTTTATATTTATTTTGGATTGCACTCTTTATGGAATACAGCCAGGTAAAATTACTGTTTTAGATATTAAGGGGAGTAATAATTTTTTTGAAAAGGGCTACTCGCAGCATCAACTAAGCTTAATAAAACTTTTGAATAGTTATAGCATGAAAAATGTAAAGGGATACATTGTAGGAATAGAAGGCGTGGATGTGAATTATGGAACAGAATTAAGCAGAGAACTTTTGGAGAAATTTCATCATATAAAAAAGGAAGTGTACACTAAAATAGTTACCATGGGTTAAGTTAAATTATAAATTTTACGCTTTATTTCACATTTTAAAATCAAAATTCTAGATTTGAAATTAAAAATATTTTAAATATGCAAAGAAAAATTAGAAATAAGGGATGGGGGGAAAATAAATGCATGATTCATTTTTAATGCAAAACATTTCTAGTGCAGTTAAAGAAATTTGCAGTAGAAATGATTTAAAAAAAGTAAGTAATATAGAAATCTCGGTAGATCATAATAGTCATATAACAGAGGAAAATCTTTTGGAACACCTTATAGATTTAAATAGTCAGGTAGTAGATAAAAATACTAAGATAAAGGTAATTTATGAAGATATGGAGGAACTTATGGCTATTATTAGAAAGGTGGAAGGAGACAAAATATAGAGAACTTATCTATGGTTTAATCATAGCATATAAATTGATAATTGCCACTAGGCAATGAATAAAAGTGAAAGTAAGGGATAGAACAAATTGAAAAACAATGTGGGAAATAATAAAGAAAATAAGTTGAAAAATAGTTTGGAAAATCACGTAGGGTGTATGGTAAAAATATATGGAATTGTTCAAGGGGTGGGTTTTAGACCTTATGTTTATAAAAAGGCAAAGGAATTTGAAATAAGAGGATGGGTTAATAATTGTGATGCATCAGTAATTATTAATGCGGAAGGAGAAAGAAAAAAAGTTCAGAGATTTATAAAGGAGGTAGTGGAAAAGCCTCCTAATCTTTCTGAAATTCAAAAGGTAGAGGTAACTGAAAAGAATTTAGAGGGATACAAAAATTTTACTATAAAAAAAAGTATTGTTTCTGATACAAAATTAAAATTTATCCTCCCAGATATTGCAACTTGTGATAGATGTATTGAAGATATATTTGATGAAAAATCTAAGAGATATAGATATGCTTTTACTAATTGTACTTTGTGCGGCCCAAGATATTCTATAATAAAATCTCTTCCTTATGATAGATGCAATACCACCATGAGAGATTTTAAGATGTGTCCTGTATGTGAGAGTGAATATCAAAATCCTGAAACACGAAGATTTCATGCACAACCTACTTGCTGTATAGATTGTGGACCAGAACTTTTTTTAACAGATAATAGGGCAAAAAGAATACAGTGTGAAGATGACATAAAGGAATGCGCACTGCTTTTAAAGCAGGGAAAAATTTTAGGCATTAAAGGTATAGGTGGGTTCCATATAGTATGTAGTGCTTTTAATGAAGAAGCGATTTTGAAAATTAGAAAGAGAAAGGAAAGAATCCATAAACCTTTGGCTGTGATGATGAAAGATATTGAGATAGTTAAAAAATACTGTGAAGTTAACAAAAGAGAAGAAGAAATTCTTATTAGTAATAAGAGGCCCATAGTTCTTTTAACAAAAAAACATAATAATAATATATGTTCATATGTAGCACCAAATATGAAAAGCTATGGAGTAATGCTTCCATACACTCCAATACATCATTTATTATTTGCAGAAGATTTACCACCACTTGTAATGACTAGCGGAAATTTAAGTGGTAGTCCTATAGAATATACTAATGAGGGAGCACTAAAAAATCTGTCTACTATAGTGGAATTTTTTTTATTTAATAATAGGAAAATAAATACTCCTGTGGATGATTCTGTAGTAAAGGTAGTAGAAGATAAAATTATAATGAGTAGACCTGGAAGGGGATTTTCTCCTTATTATTTATATGGAAATATAAATAACAAAATATTAGCACTTGGTGGAGAAGAAAAAAGCACTTTTTCTTTTTCCTTAGATGGTATGGCATATATAAGTCAATACCTTGGAGATTTAAAGGAGCTAAGGGCTTATAAAGAATACTTAAAATGCATAAAAAATATAAAAAATATATTTGAATTTCAAGAGGAAATTGTAACTTTTGATATGCATCCTAATTATATGTCTGCTATTTACGGAAAGAGTTTAAATGCTATTAAAGTGCCCGTTCAGCACCACCATGCTCACATGGTAAGCTGTATGTTAGAGCACAATATATGGGAAAAGGTTATAGGCATAATATATGACGGCACAGGCTATGGGATGGACAGAAATATTTGGGGTGGAGAGTTTTTCATTGGTAATAGAAGAAAGTTTAAAAGAATAGGACATTTTAAGTACACAAAAATTCAAGGAGGAGATTCCGCTCAAAAAAATATATGGAAAATAGGATTAAGTTATTTAAAAAATATTAAAGATAGAGAAATGATGAATTTGGGATTGAATAAAATAAAATCTGCATTGAAAAAAACAAAATTCCAAGTGGAAAATACCGATTACAATTTTTCAGAACAATTGTGGGAAAAAACTATAGAAAATTTATGGTCAGCATTAGATAAGGATTTGAATTGCTATAAAACTTCTAGTATGGGAAGATTATTTGATGCGGTTAGTTCTATTTTAGGATTGAGGGAAAAAATAAGCTATGATGCGCAAGGGGCTATAGAACTAGAAAATATCTTAGATGAAACAGTTAAGGAGAGCTATCCATATGTAATAAATTGTGTAATAGATAAAAAAGATGATGATAGTATGTATGTAGTAGATTATTTACCCATGCTTATAGAGTTGTTAAAAGATATTCAAAGAAATGTAGCAACCAAAGAAATAAGTGCAAAATTTCATAATACAATAATTAATATTACAGTAGAAATGGCTAAGAGACTAAGAGAACAGTTTAAAATAAATATTGTTGTTTTAAGTGGAGGAGTTTTTGAAAATAGATATATTTTAAACAATACGTATGGAGGTTTAAAAGAGCAAGGTTTTCAAGTGTTCTTTAATGAAAAAATACCTACTAATGATAGTGGAATTTCATTAGGACAAGTTGCCATAGCGGATGAAATAGTAAAACATCAAGTATCAAATAAAAATAAATAGCAAAATATAAATAATGTATAATTTAACTTTGTCACATAAATTTCAATATCTACATTAGATGAATAAAGGAATTGGAAATACAGTTTTTAATTTAAAATTATAATATTTGTTAGAAGGTGGATATTATGTGTCTTGCAGTATGTGGGAAAATAAAAACTTTAGATTTGCCCTTTGCTTTAGTGGATGTTAAAGGAATAGAAACTTGTGTTAATGTGGAACTTTTAGAGAATCTTCAATGTGGAGAATGTGTGTTGGTTCATGCTGGTTTTGCCATTGAAAAGATAGAGGAAGAATATTTTGATTATTTAGATTGTGCTTTAGAAGAAATGTTAGAAGAAGATGGGGAATAGAATGGGTATTAAAAAAGTAGATAATTTGCAAAGGGTCATAAATAATATAAACAAATATGCAGGTCTTATAGATGAAGAAAATATAAATATTATGGAAGTGTGTGGTACCCACACTAATTCAATAGCTAAGTATGGAATAAACAGTGTTATTTCTAATAAAATAAATTTATTATCAGGACCTGGATGTCCTGTATGCGTTACTAATGAAGAATATATAGATGAAGCAGTATATCTTTCTTCAAAGGATGTAACTATAGTAACTTTTGGAGATTTAGTTAAGGTGTCAGGAAATAATTGTAGTTTATCTATGGCAAAATCTAGGGGAAGAGACATAAGGATAGTTTACTCCATAAGTCAAGTGGTTTCCATAGCTAAAGACATGTATCCTAAAGAAGTTGTGTTTTTAGCAGTTGGTTTTGAAACTACTGCTCCGGCTATTGCAACTATTATAAAGAAAGTCTATGAGGAAAAAATCAATAATTTGTCTTTACTAACCTCAATAAAGATAATGCCGCCAATACTGCATAAAATTCTCAGTAGCAAACATAAAAAAATTCACGGCATAATTTGTCCAGGAAATGTGGCAGTAATAGGAGGCGTGGATAGATTTAAATTTATTTACCAAAAGTACAAAATACCTGCAGTGATATGTGGTTTTGAAGGAGAGGAAATATTAGCTTCAATATATTTTTTGATTAGAGATATTTATAAAAAAGATGAAAATAAAAGCCAAATTGGATTTGAAAATTTATATAGAAAATGGGCAAGCCCCCAGGGAAATAAGCTTGCTCAAAATTTAATAAGAGATGTGTTTAACATAGAGGATGTGGTTTGGAGAGGTATTGGTAATGTTAGAAATTCAGCCCTAACCATAAAGGATAAATATTCAACTATAGATGCAGCAAAAAGGTTTGGGTTACAAGAGTATTTTAATGAGAAGTCTTATAGGGATAGATATTTGGTGAAGGATTCATTTAGTAATGAGCATAAGGCTTGTACTAATGATTATAAAGCATGCAAATGTAAAGATGTGTTGCTTGGTAATATATATCCATTTCAATGCGGCCTTTTTAGAAAGGTATGTAACCCTGAAAAGCCTTTGGGTCCGTGCATGGTATCAGAGGAGGGAGCTTGTGCTATTTATTATAAATATCATATA
The DNA window shown above is from Haloimpatiens massiliensis and carries:
- a CDS encoding HypC/HybG/HupF family hydrogenase formation chaperone yields the protein MCLAVCGKIKTLDLPFALVDVKGIETCVNVELLENLQCGECVLVHAGFAIEKIEEEYFDYLDCALEEMLEEDGE
- the hypD gene encoding hydrogenase formation protein HypD, producing the protein MGIKKVDNLQRVINNINKYAGLIDEENINIMEVCGTHTNSIAKYGINSVISNKINLLSGPGCPVCVTNEEYIDEAVYLSSKDVTIVTFGDLVKVSGNNCSLSMAKSRGRDIRIVYSISQVVSIAKDMYPKEVVFLAVGFETTAPAIATIIKKVYEEKINNLSLLTSIKIMPPILHKILSSKHKKIHGIICPGNVAVIGGVDRFKFIYQKYKIPAVICGFEGEEILASIYFLIRDIYKKDENKSQIGFENLYRKWASPQGNKLAQNLIRDVFNIEDVVWRGIGNVRNSALTIKDKYSTIDAAKRFGLQEYFNEKSYRDRYLVKDSFSNEHKACTNDYKACKCKDVLLGNIYPFQCGLFRKVCNPEKPLGPCMVSEEGACAIYYKYHIEV
- a CDS encoding hydrogenase small subunit, with the protein product MTYDMCPVAKSKNATARALVESAVSQIKIGNKKKMNLVWIEAAGCSGNIISLLDGCAPNVGYFLTDLVNFKYNNSIMKAQGEQAQEQLLDTLNTEFILIVDGAISTKDNGVYNIVANYRGKVITGMEEVKRTAIKAKYILAVGTCASYGGISAAKPNPTGCISVFDYLKEEIHREAIRVPGCPAHPDWIMGTLAHLILFGDMELDEDRRPMIFYGVTIHDMCPRRSYFEKRIFAKSVGGKGCMFKLGCRGPVTRTDCPTRKWNDYVNWPVGDNTPCIGCAQKGFPDAMEPFINF
- a CDS encoding cytochrome b5 domain-containing protein — protein: MDLRCYEDLINKMECNMYHLQKLRHMSINICEKMFYNSLIHQEMYKVNVLKNFIYNMRSMENVMRNCKNVRQQSFTLEELLKYDGKNGNKAYVAVDGVVYDVTYNAAWAAGTHFGLKAGRDLTKEISNCHNKEQILKGLEQVGIITGT
- the hypF gene encoding carbamoyltransferase HypF; this encodes MKNNVGNNKENKLKNSLENHVGCMVKIYGIVQGVGFRPYVYKKAKEFEIRGWVNNCDASVIINAEGERKKVQRFIKEVVEKPPNLSEIQKVEVTEKNLEGYKNFTIKKSIVSDTKLKFILPDIATCDRCIEDIFDEKSKRYRYAFTNCTLCGPRYSIIKSLPYDRCNTTMRDFKMCPVCESEYQNPETRRFHAQPTCCIDCGPELFLTDNRAKRIQCEDDIKECALLLKQGKILGIKGIGGFHIVCSAFNEEAILKIRKRKERIHKPLAVMMKDIEIVKKYCEVNKREEEILISNKRPIVLLTKKHNNNICSYVAPNMKSYGVMLPYTPIHHLLFAEDLPPLVMTSGNLSGSPIEYTNEGALKNLSTIVEFFLFNNRKINTPVDDSVVKVVEDKIIMSRPGRGFSPYYLYGNINNKILALGGEEKSTFSFSLDGMAYISQYLGDLKELRAYKEYLKCIKNIKNIFEFQEEIVTFDMHPNYMSAIYGKSLNAIKVPVQHHHAHMVSCMLEHNIWEKVIGIIYDGTGYGMDRNIWGGEFFIGNRRKFKRIGHFKYTKIQGGDSAQKNIWKIGLSYLKNIKDREMMNLGLNKIKSALKKTKFQVENTDYNFSEQLWEKTIENLWSALDKDLNCYKTSSMGRLFDAVSSILGLREKISYDAQGAIELENILDETVKESYPYVINCVIDKKDDDSMYVVDYLPMLIELLKDIQRNVATKEISAKFHNTIINITVEMAKRLREQFKINIVVLSGGVFENRYILNNTYGGLKEQGFQVFFNEKIPTNDSGISLGQVAIADEIVKHQVSNKNK
- a CDS encoding hydrogenase maturation protease, which gives rise to MGKKVIAIGNRIMKDDAIGILIGEELKEDLDKLGFEVILGETDVDYCLSFIDKEDFIFILDCTLYGIQPGKITVLDIKGSNNFFEKGYSQHQLSLIKLLNSYSMKNVKGYIVGIEGVDVNYGTELSRELLEKFHHIKKEVYTKIVTMG
- a CDS encoding nickel-dependent hydrogenase large subunit, which produces MTDKVVINPVTRISGYLQITAYIEKNKIIDAKSQGMLFRGFEKMLKGRPPLDAIYFTERICGICSTAHSMASSRALENAFKIQPDKNEEMIRDVLHGSEFLQNHLRHFYQYVIPDYVKGFDINPIYSVTHEDFRIPKRESEKIVKDYFQSLIYSRKAHEILAVLGGKAPHNHGVFAGGVTVNITAQKIVQIKALVTEIKNFIENNMLEDLGIIAKYYKDYFNIGTGCKNLMTYGVFDSYGKDVYYVTPGIIIDGVEEKLNIENINENVYRSWYKAKGDTLDISDNNWEVDPFKQQGYSFIKAPRYKGHAVQVGPLARMYISGEYRRGISTMDRIVARALEAKKIANIMMQLLERIVPKDSTNKAFSLPKNAVGYGFIDTTRGSLAHYVNIQQGEIKNYTIITPSTWNLSPKDSNGISGALEQSLIGTQVDNPKNPTEIGRIVRSFDPCVSCATHVLSKDFSTMDIRVV
- a CDS encoding AraC family transcriptional regulator, with amino-acid sequence MSENNKRGYLKEDFKFFHLKDKKNLDLEFHYHGFNKIIIFLSGNVTYLIEGKAYKLKPWDILFVSSGEIHKPLIDAHRLYDRMVIWINHEFIESHNKNGCNLLNCFSLTKKRKINILRLDSNGLENIKHTLDKLDGTFASQGFGNEILKNALFLELMVYLNRLFINTYIGENQQTKDIQYDKTVNSLLEYINENLNKDLSIDKLSSLFYVSKYYLMHKFKEQTGYTIHNYIQKKRLIKASEFIKIGKPVTQVYLECGFGDYSNFVRAFKKNFGYSPREYYKRRKDSYNTIKIEG